The segment TAAaagaaatcttctaccaagaccctactttTTTTAaagtagtcttctatcaagaccctactgttttgaaagtaagcaactaagtagtcttctcacgagacccgctgtaagtaagtagtcttctcacgagacccgctgtaagtaagtatATACCTAAAAGTTTACTAGGaatatatgaacgtatacctttaCTACCCAAAGGCACTGAACCGACTGACTTGAACTATTATgtctacatatatatacataatatataactgatatttaaacgaccttcggacggatacccgataacctaccagaccacatcccaacggggaaaaggaaataaagtgggttagccttcctaagtcctttaaacattatttatataactatacatatacatgcatgctttcaacaaggtatctatgtaaaggtcttcatgtaagtgtatccaagtaagtgtaccCAAGTAAGTGTATCTCTACAAGCAAAATGTATTCGTATGgactcataaatgaactgactctACTGTAATTCTTTGTAATAGGAAtagcaagtagtatctcctaactatacctataatagttactagaaatgtacaagtatcaacgaaagtatacctttgctagccaaaggtactgaactgactgaaggcACTTTTATttctacatatatatacataatatataacgaatatttagatgacattcggacggatacccgataccctaccagaccacatccaaacagggaaaaggaaataaagcgggttagccttcctaagtcctttaaacatttcttatataactatacatatgtgggcatgcatttgataatataaaagcataaaagaagttttgtaaaacctttgaaaaagattaatatctaagaaaagatcgacttgatgtcaatttataaatcggtttgaaagtatttgtttgaatAAACTGTTGAAgtataaagaaaacctttgtttgaaatacatTTGTAATagagtttgaaaagaaacatacagtgtataaagcagtttgataaagagttttaaaacatataaacacgtttaagaaagtcctttgaagaaatatgtttggtaaaacagctaacgtatagtaaattcatttgtatgttagttattaatcacatgattgatataataactagcatgattcaacttgtattcctcctataaagcatttaaaaacatttagcaacatttaaaaggttaattcaaggggtatgaactcacctgcagtgagtggattggattgaagtgtcggatatgGTGCTAGGTGACAtatggagacttgtacacacacgcgagcctagttatcatataataaacatatatatatatatatatatatatatatatatatatatatatatatataactaattagccaatttataactaataaatcatgttgggacactctagaacctaaaaatactttgtttcaagtgtttaaagatcacaagggttgcatccaagtgttgtaGGGTATGACTAAcgggtgtagggttcaaggaaaactccctaagggagttcacggccctaaggtcctcaacaaatgagtttatggccacttcaagcttcaaaatcaccaagaacacacaacaatggcTCAAGAACATTCAAAATGGGCTAGGGTCTCGTGACTAAGGTTTGGAGGTGATGAAGGTTGTAGTTGAGGCCAttaaaggtgtttaaatagggtgcaaaccctaaaaattagggtttcactctggcagccctactcgtcgagtcgaggccTCTTAAATCATCGAGTAGGCTTCAATTCCGCGTCCAATCCttcgttcctactcgacgagtatgaGGCCTACGACTCGTCTAGTCCATttgcaaaaatgaatattttatttttaaatacataccaggaaccgagcgttacaattagacaggtacccactcaggttttgtgaagacgaagCATAGTGTTGTTACGTCTTATATTTTTTCTCTATGTTTTTGGAGTCAAACAAACAATGATTTGAAGTGAATGTAAATATTAAattatcaatacaatggttgtgCATGCTTTGTtctctattatgcaattgttgtgatattgtacatgacgtcatccatccccggatgtttccgccgtttcatcggtttgagggtgtgaaagattggtatcagagcattgtttatagtgaactaagtatatccaaccacataagatatacaactataaatacagtGGGAATAAAAACACCCTgactaaaattatacttttaaaatacaagtattttgtaAAAGTAAacgtacatacatacatactagcaACAATACCACATCAAGAACCATACAAAAAGTATTTAGATGAATTGGATGATGTGGTTAAGCTTGgacaattatgtaatcatattttgattaaatatagcctgatcaactatatttatttgagatatgaccaataTGTGTTTGGGAATAGTCATGGTGAACAACGAGTCTAAAACATACCAACACTACATACCAAGAAAcactagaacataacataaagttaaaatactataggagtattttatgacacTATAAAACTATACAATTGGACCCTTCATATGTCTTTTACTGCTATTCTTGTGCAGTCAACATAACTGTATAGTTATGACACACTGTTTTGATAATACTCGATTCATAGCCATTATCAACGACTTATCAATATTCCACTCTTAAACCCTTATGGCAGAAAGATGCCACCACGTAAGTCCAATAGGCGTGTCAACAACACTCCACCaactccgccaccaccacctcctcagtagATGGACATTGCTATTTTTCAAGTTGTCGTAATAGCCACGGTGGCAGCTGCCACGgcgcaaatcagtacaaatggtGCCAATGGTTTAGGAGGTGGTACCAATAAAGCTAGCCAGGGACGCAGTCAGGGGTATCCGAGGGAATGTTCCTACAAATACTTCAAAAATTGCAAACCTAAGTCTTTTGATGGCACCGtaggtgtcattgctctaacacGCTGGTTCAAAAAGACAGAATCAGTGTTCAAAATCTATGCATGTCCCGAAgcaagcaaagtcaaatttgcagctTGCACTTTCTCTGACAGGGCCCTTACCTGGTGGAACGGATATGTTAAGTCGTTGACTCTCCCAGTAGCCAACACCATGAGCTGGGAAGACCTAAAGATTCTGATCCTAACAGAATACTGCCCAGGGGGCGAGGTGCAAAAGCTAGAGCAAAAGCTCCGGAACTTGACAATGAAGGACTCCGCCATCACTGCCTACACTGCTAGATTTAGTGACCTGGCTGTACTATGTCCCGatatggttaccccggaaagtaagaAAGTGAAATGGTGcatttggggactatctccctagatccaaggaaacgtgataccTGCAACCCCACttacttttgacagtgccaaacgCCTGGCACAAACACTGGTGGATCATGGAGTCCGCCAGGGCTTCATGACAGCCTTTCTCGAACAATCAAAAGAAAGTGGC is part of the Lactuca sativa cultivar Salinas chromosome 7, Lsat_Salinas_v11, whole genome shotgun sequence genome and harbors:
- the LOC111883714 gene encoding uncharacterized protein LOC111883714, whose product is MDIAIFQVVVIATVAAATAQISTNGANGLGGGTNKASQGRSQGYPRECSYKYFKNCKPKSFDGTVGVIALTRWFKKTESVFKIYACPEASKVKFAACTFSDRALTWWNGYVKSLTLPVANTMSWEDLKILILTEYCPGGEVQKLEQKLRNLTMKDSAITAYTARFSDLACQTPGTNTGGSWSPPGLHDSLSRTIKRKWQQKEILEQRKGQLSQESIKKQQTVAVHAATVPSAPAPVKEYVGTLPKCNQCKFHHTGACREMYCKNCNGKGHTARFYRAPAQQTT